Proteins from a genomic interval of Ferrovibrio terrae:
- a CDS encoding GNAT family N-acetyltransferase, whose translation MTARRDAASKITIRALTQVADLPAADWDRCAGSDNPFLAHAFLDALEQSRCVTPRTGWQPTHLVAENSAGEMIGVLPLYIKGHSQGEYIFDHGWADAYARAGGQYYPKMLSAVPFSPVTGRRFLVAPDADFDTVAAALLQAAREIARQYGLSSLHVNFLGETEANWAQGHDMLLRIGEQFHWQNDGYADFEAFLTQLASRKRKAIRKERREAIERGIEIHTFQGDALTHEHWDAFFEFYIDTGSRKWGQPYLNRNFFRRLQETMADRVVLVMAQREGRWIAGAWNMLGSDTLYGRNWGCIEQHPFLHFECCYYQAIDYAIRHGLSRVEAGAQGEHKLARGYLPVPIYSVHWLAEPAFQQAVARFLKEERAHMAGMIAALDQHSPFRQVTPTEESE comes from the coding sequence ATGACCGCACGCCGCGACGCAGCAAGTAAAATCACCATCCGGGCGCTGACGCAGGTTGCCGACCTGCCGGCCGCCGACTGGGACCGCTGCGCCGGCAGCGATAACCCTTTCCTCGCCCATGCCTTCCTCGATGCCCTCGAACAGTCGCGCTGCGTCACGCCGCGCACGGGCTGGCAGCCGACGCATCTGGTGGCTGAGAACAGCGCCGGCGAGATGATCGGCGTCCTGCCGCTCTACATCAAGGGGCACAGCCAGGGCGAATACATCTTCGACCACGGCTGGGCCGATGCCTATGCCCGCGCCGGCGGGCAGTATTATCCCAAAATGCTGTCAGCCGTGCCTTTCTCGCCGGTCACCGGACGGCGCTTCCTGGTCGCACCGGACGCTGACTTCGACACCGTGGCGGCGGCACTGCTGCAGGCCGCACGTGAAATCGCCCGCCAGTACGGGCTGTCCTCGCTGCATGTAAACTTCCTGGGTGAAACCGAAGCGAACTGGGCGCAGGGCCACGACATGCTGCTGCGCATCGGCGAGCAGTTCCACTGGCAGAACGACGGCTATGCGGATTTCGAGGCTTTTCTGACGCAGTTGGCCTCGCGCAAACGCAAGGCGATCCGCAAGGAGCGCCGCGAAGCCATCGAACGTGGTATCGAAATCCACACCTTTCAGGGTGATGCTCTCACGCACGAGCACTGGGATGCGTTCTTCGAGTTCTACATCGATACCGGCAGCCGCAAATGGGGCCAGCCCTATCTGAACCGCAACTTCTTCCGCCGCCTGCAGGAGACGATGGCGGATCGCGTGGTTCTGGTGATGGCACAGCGCGAGGGCCGCTGGATCGCCGGCGCCTGGAACATGCTGGGCAGCGACACGCTGTATGGCCGCAACTGGGGCTGCATCGAACAGCATCCGTTCCTGCATTTCGAGTGCTGTTACTATCAGGCGATCGACTATGCCATCCGCCACGGCCTGAGCCGGGTCGAGGCCGGCGCCCAGGGCGAGCACAAGCTGGCGCGCGGCTACCTCCCCGTGCCGATCTATTCCGTTCACTGGCTTGCCGAGCCGGCCTTCCAGCAGGCGGTTGCGCGGTTTTTGAAGGAAGAGCGCGCCCATATGGCCGGCATGATCGCCGCGCTCGACCAGCATTCACCCTTTCGTCAGGTGACGCCGACCGAAGAAAGCGAATAG
- a CDS encoding ABC transporter permease, which yields MSFSFGAILRSWVDSDLAYSFRRSPAVVVSAVVALTIILAAVLAPLVSPFNPFNPAAVKLMDAFTPPAWTDEGQLTYLLGTDDQGRDLFSTLLYGSRISLLVGFSAIAFAAVFGTLIGVLCGYRGGWLDIAVMRVADVQLTIPNILIALTIDGIARTALPRELHNEIAIFVLIFAIGIADWPQFARVARSAALVERHKDYVSAARVIGQPSWVIVLRHVLPNTLGPVLVLATVGLALAVLAEATLSFLGVGVPPTQPSLGTLIRVGQSFLFSGEWWITFFPALTLVLLVLAVNVLGDWLRDALNPKLR from the coding sequence ATGAGCTTTTCTTTTGGCGCCATCCTGCGCAGCTGGGTCGACAGCGACCTGGCCTACAGCTTCCGCCGTTCCCCGGCCGTCGTGGTTTCAGCCGTGGTGGCGCTGACGATCATTCTCGCCGCGGTGCTGGCGCCGCTGGTCTCGCCGTTTAATCCGTTCAACCCGGCCGCCGTCAAGTTGATGGATGCCTTCACGCCGCCGGCCTGGACGGACGAGGGCCAGCTGACCTATCTGCTCGGCACAGACGATCAGGGCCGTGATCTTTTCTCGACCCTGCTGTATGGCAGCCGGATCTCGCTGCTGGTCGGCTTCTCGGCCATCGCTTTCGCAGCCGTCTTCGGCACGCTGATTGGCGTGCTCTGCGGATATCGCGGCGGCTGGCTCGATATCGCCGTCATGCGCGTCGCCGATGTGCAGCTGACCATCCCAAATATCCTGATCGCGCTCACCATCGACGGTATCGCCCGCACAGCTCTGCCGCGTGAGTTGCACAACGAGATCGCCATCTTCGTACTGATCTTTGCGATCGGGATCGCGGACTGGCCGCAATTCGCCCGCGTCGCCCGTTCAGCGGCGCTGGTGGAGCGACACAAGGATTATGTTTCGGCCGCCCGCGTGATCGGCCAGCCGTCCTGGGTGATCGTGCTGCGCCATGTGCTGCCCAATACGCTGGGGCCGGTGCTGGTGCTGGCCACTGTCGGCCTGGCACTGGCGGTGCTGGCGGAAGCAACGCTGAGCTTCCTCGGTGTCGGTGTGCCGCCCACGCAGCCTTCGCTGGGCACACTGATCCGTGTTGGGCAGAGCTTCCTGTTCAGTGGCGAATGGTGGATCACCTTCTTCCCGGCACTGACGCTGGTACTGCTGGTGCTGGCGGTAAATGTGCTCGGTGACTGGCTGCGTGACGCCCTGAATCCCAAGCTGCGCTGA
- a CDS encoding ABC transporter substrate-binding protein: MAKFRIKAALLAGALTLALPLIAAPALAQGKVLRWASQGDYLTMDPHSQNEGLTRTGSFQTYEGLVGYSADLKFVPALATSWKAVNDTTWEFKLRQGVKFHDGSDFTADDVVFSVKRAQHPNSDFKTYIASVKDVKKIDAQTVHVETNGANPILPNQIANIFMMSKAWAEKNNVVNPQSYKDKEETFAVRNTNGTGPFVLKTREQDVRTVVAKNPTWWGLKDNPHNIDEIVYTPVTTPATRVAALLSGQLDFVLDVPVQDVERVKRSAGLQVKKTNEIRTIFLGLDVGSPELKYGDVKGKNPFADKRVRQAMYHAIDMNAIAQKVMRGDAVVAGMITSPGVHGYEKALDKRLPYDLNKAKALMKDAGYANGFGIKLDCSNDRYVNDEGICQAVVGMLAQIGIKVDLAAQSKTLHFPKLQKKDTSFYLVGWGVPTFDSHYVFSYMAQTPDGKNGSWNFTNYSNPKLDGMINGMLSELDPAKRDKLIHDAWTILNDEIIYLPLHHQVLNWAMSEKLDMPIIADNVPRFHFAKMK, translated from the coding sequence TTGGCCAAATTCCGTATCAAGGCCGCGCTGCTTGCCGGCGCGCTGACACTTGCTCTGCCGCTGATCGCCGCTCCGGCACTCGCGCAGGGCAAGGTGCTGCGCTGGGCGAGCCAGGGCGACTACCTCACCATGGACCCGCACAGCCAGAACGAAGGCCTGACCCGCACGGGGAGCTTCCAGACCTATGAAGGCCTGGTTGGCTACAGCGCCGATCTGAAATTCGTGCCCGCGCTCGCCACCTCGTGGAAGGCGGTCAATGACACCACCTGGGAATTCAAGCTGCGCCAGGGCGTGAAGTTCCATGACGGCAGTGACTTCACCGCCGACGACGTGGTCTTCTCGGTGAAGCGCGCTCAGCACCCCAACTCCGACTTCAAGACCTACATCGCCAGCGTCAAGGACGTGAAGAAGATCGACGCGCAGACCGTGCACGTCGAAACCAATGGCGCCAACCCGATCCTGCCGAACCAGATCGCCAACATCTTCATGATGTCGAAGGCCTGGGCGGAAAAGAACAATGTGGTCAATCCGCAGTCCTACAAGGACAAGGAAGAGACCTTCGCGGTGCGCAACACCAACGGCACCGGTCCGTTCGTGCTGAAGACCCGCGAACAGGACGTCCGCACGGTTGTGGCCAAGAACCCGACCTGGTGGGGCCTGAAGGACAACCCGCATAACATCGACGAGATCGTCTATACCCCGGTGACCACGCCGGCGACCCGCGTCGCCGCACTGCTGTCGGGCCAGCTCGATTTCGTGCTCGACGTGCCGGTGCAGGACGTGGAGCGCGTGAAGCGCTCGGCCGGCCTGCAGGTGAAGAAGACCAACGAGATCCGTACGATCTTCCTCGGTCTTGATGTCGGCAGCCCGGAACTGAAGTACGGCGACGTGAAGGGCAAGAATCCCTTCGCCGACAAGCGCGTGCGTCAGGCCATGTACCATGCCATCGACATGAACGCGATCGCCCAGAAGGTGATGCGCGGCGATGCGGTGGTGGCGGGCATGATCACCTCGCCGGGCGTGCATGGTTACGAAAAGGCGCTGGACAAGCGCCTGCCGTATGACCTGAACAAGGCGAAAGCGCTGATGAAGGATGCCGGCTACGCCAACGGCTTCGGCATCAAGCTGGATTGCTCGAACGACCGCTACGTGAATGACGAGGGCATCTGCCAGGCTGTGGTTGGCATGCTGGCGCAGATCGGCATCAAGGTTGATCTGGCGGCCCAGTCGAAGACCCTGCATTTTCCCAAGCTGCAGAAGAAGGATACGTCCTTCTACCTGGTGGGCTGGGGCGTGCCGACCTTCGACAGCCACTACGTCTTCTCGTATATGGCCCAGACGCCCGACGGCAAGAACGGCAGCTGGAACTTCACCAACTACTCGAACCCGAAGCTGGACGGCATGATCAATGGTATGCTGAGCGAGCTCGATCCGGCCAAGCGTGACAAGCTGATCCACGACGCGTGGACCATCCTGAACGACGAGATCATCTACCTGCCGCTGCACCACCAGGTGCTGAACTGGGCGATGAGCGAGAAGCTGGATATGCCGATCATCGCGGACAACGTGCCGCGCTTCCACTTCGCCAAGATGAAGTAA
- a CDS encoding GGDEF domain-containing protein, which translates to MMPANDTPLTEWPLSALAGQAHLAPHSTGFASLVLRLRLALRRDPDPVKRSLVEQILTAAAESEQRLIDQAQRIAELEALSTTDELTGLPNRRAFESFMAADLARASRDGHGGTLAFLDLDRFKAINDRHGHAAGDAVLCQIALRLQPAARATDCLARLHGDEFVLAMPGATRDQAEVRLSELATRVEKQPLRFGDALIPVGISYGLSSYDGSTDLPTLLRDCDHAMYIRKQARRDD; encoded by the coding sequence ATGATGCCTGCAAACGACACCCCGCTGACTGAATGGCCCCTGTCCGCCCTGGCAGGTCAGGCCCATCTCGCGCCCCATTCCACCGGCTTTGCCAGTCTGGTGCTGCGCCTGCGCCTGGCGCTGCGCCGTGACCCGGATCCGGTGAAGCGCAGCCTTGTCGAGCAGATCCTGACCGCCGCCGCCGAAAGCGAGCAGCGCCTGATCGACCAGGCCCAGCGCATCGCCGAACTGGAGGCCCTGTCGACCACCGACGAACTGACCGGCCTGCCCAACCGCCGCGCCTTCGAGAGCTTCATGGCCGCCGACCTGGCCCGCGCCAGCCGCGACGGCCATGGCGGCACGCTCGCCTTCCTCGATCTCGACCGTTTCAAAGCCATCAACGACCGCCATGGCCATGCCGCCGGCGATGCAGTGCTGTGCCAGATCGCCCTGCGGCTGCAGCCCGCCGCCCGCGCCACCGATTGCCTCGCCCGCCTGCATGGTGACGAGTTCGTGCTGGCCATGCCCGGTGCGACCCGGGACCAGGCCGAGGTCCGACTGTCCGAGCTGGCGACACGTGTGGAAAAGCAGCCGCTGCGCTTTGGCGACGCCCTGATCCCGGTCGGTATCAGCTATGGCCTGTCCAGCTATGACGGCAGCACCGATCTGCCGACCCTGCTGCGCGATTGCGACCACGCCATGTACATCCGCAAACAGGCCCGCCGCGACGACTGA
- a CDS encoding glycerophosphodiester phosphodiesterase yields MPRLDIPKWLTKTPVAHRGLHDIAKGVPENSLLAFRKAMEAGYAIETDVRITGDKQVVVFHDPDLTRLCGRDGIVCQMPLADLKPLRLLGTEETVPSFRDLLDLVQGAVPLVVEIKKDKGEPVGPLESSVARMLQHYPGPFVIQSFNPRTVKWFEKNAPQIIRGQIATDLANMTKGLNWFTRLQLKRALMTGYGNPDFLAYDVRDLPSEITAAARRRGLPLLSWTVRTPGERARAAAHADNVIFEDLSTTAV; encoded by the coding sequence ATGCCGCGTCTCGACATCCCGAAATGGTTGACCAAAACGCCGGTGGCGCATCGCGGCCTGCATGACATCGCCAAAGGCGTGCCGGAGAATTCGCTGCTCGCCTTCCGCAAGGCGATGGAAGCCGGCTACGCCATCGAAACCGATGTGCGCATCACCGGCGACAAGCAGGTGGTGGTGTTCCACGATCCCGACCTGACCCGGCTGTGCGGTCGGGATGGCATCGTCTGCCAGATGCCGCTGGCCGATCTCAAACCGCTCAGGCTGCTGGGCACCGAAGAAACCGTGCCGAGCTTCCGCGACCTGCTCGATCTGGTGCAGGGCGCCGTGCCGCTGGTGGTGGAGATCAAGAAGGACAAGGGCGAGCCCGTCGGTCCGCTGGAAAGCAGCGTGGCCCGCATGCTGCAGCATTATCCCGGCCCCTTCGTGATCCAGTCGTTCAATCCGCGTACCGTGAAGTGGTTTGAGAAGAACGCACCGCAGATCATCCGCGGCCAGATCGCGACCGACCTTGCCAATATGACCAAGGGCCTTAACTGGTTTACCAGACTTCAACTGAAGCGGGCCCTGATGACCGGCTACGGCAATCCCGATTTCCTCGCCTATGACGTGCGTGACCTGCCCTCCGAGATCACCGCGGCAGCGCGCCGGCGCGGCCTGCCTCTCCTGAGCTGGACCGTACGCACGCCCGGCGAGCGTGCCCGCGCCGCGGCACATGCCGACAATGTGATCTTCGAGGATCTGTCGACCACGGCTGTATGA
- the clpA gene encoding ATP-dependent Clp protease ATP-binding subunit ClpA, with amino-acid sequence MASFSRTLEQTLHRALSLAGAKKHEFATLEHLLFALTEDQDAIAVLRACNVDVEKLRQRVGTFIDEELRGLVVSIPQDAKPTLSFQRAVQRALFHVQSSGREEVTGANVLVAIFSERESHAVHFLQEQDMTRLDAVSYISHGVAKAPGRGDRRPVRGADSDVEQRAERVERGERERSGGDRNAAKDKEALSAYCVNLNEKAKAGKIDALIGREAEIERTIQILCRRTKNNPLYVGDPGVGKTAIAEGLARRIVRGEVPDVLKDSTIYALDMGSLLAGTRYRGDFEERLKQVMQELEGQPGSILFIDEMHTVIGAGATSGGAMDASNLLKPALASGALRCIGSTTYKEFRSYIEKDRALLRRFQKIDVNEPTPADAIKILKGIKGYYEQHHGVRYTEDAIKAAVELAAKYINDRKLPDKAIDVIDEVGAAELMKPEHKRRKTIGVKEVEAIVAKIARIPPKSVSREDKESLRNLEAELQRVVYGQDKAIEALSSAIKLARAGLREPEKPIGSYLFSGPTGVGKTEVARQLATIMGVELIRFDMSEYMERHSVSRLIGAPPGYVGFDQGGLLTDAVDQHPHCVLLLDEIEKAHGDLFNILLQVMDHGKLTDNNGKHVDFRNVVLIMTTNAGASEMSKNAIGFGRGMKEGEDEEAIKKMFTPEFRNRLDAVIPFASLAPEVINKVVDKFVAQLEGQLADRNVTVALTDEARAWLAERGYDQLYGARPLGRVIQEHIKKPLADELLFGQLVKGGHVLVKVEDDKLAFEFTVEKGGPDKSGKGGTDGSSDGKVPEYAH; translated from the coding sequence ATGGCATCTTTCTCCCGCACGCTTGAACAGACCCTGCATCGCGCGCTGTCGCTCGCCGGCGCCAAAAAGCACGAATTCGCCACGCTCGAACATCTGCTGTTCGCCCTGACCGAAGACCAGGATGCGATTGCGGTGCTGCGTGCCTGCAATGTCGACGTCGAGAAGCTGCGCCAGCGTGTCGGCACTTTCATCGATGAAGAACTGCGCGGCCTGGTGGTCAGCATCCCACAGGATGCCAAACCGACGCTGAGCTTCCAGCGCGCCGTGCAGCGCGCTCTGTTCCATGTGCAGTCGTCCGGGCGCGAGGAAGTGACCGGCGCGAACGTGCTGGTCGCGATCTTCTCCGAGCGTGAAAGCCATGCCGTGCATTTCCTGCAGGAGCAGGACATGACCCGTCTGGATGCCGTCAGTTATATCAGCCATGGCGTTGCCAAGGCGCCGGGCAGGGGTGACCGTCGTCCGGTGCGGGGTGCCGACAGCGATGTCGAGCAGCGCGCCGAGCGCGTCGAACGCGGTGAGCGCGAGCGCAGCGGCGGCGACCGCAATGCGGCTAAGGACAAAGAGGCGCTCAGCGCCTACTGCGTCAACCTCAACGAGAAGGCCAAGGCCGGCAAGATCGATGCCCTGATCGGCCGCGAGGCCGAGATCGAGCGCACGATCCAGATCCTGTGCCGCCGCACCAAGAACAACCCGCTTTATGTGGGCGATCCCGGTGTCGGCAAGACCGCCATTGCCGAGGGCCTGGCGCGCCGCATCGTGCGCGGCGAAGTGCCGGATGTCCTCAAGGACTCCACCATCTATGCGCTCGATATGGGCAGCCTGCTGGCCGGCACGCGGTATCGCGGTGATTTCGAAGAGCGCCTGAAGCAGGTGATGCAGGAACTGGAGGGCCAGCCCGGTTCGATCCTGTTCATCGACGAGATGCATACGGTAATTGGCGCCGGCGCTACCTCGGGTGGCGCGATGGATGCCTCCAACCTGCTGAAGCCGGCACTGGCCTCGGGCGCGCTGCGCTGCATCGGTTCGACGACCTACAAGGAATTCCGGTCCTATATCGAGAAGGACCGCGCGCTGCTGCGCCGGTTCCAGAAGATCGACGTCAACGAGCCGACGCCGGCCGACGCGATCAAGATCCTGAAGGGCATCAAGGGCTACTACGAGCAGCATCACGGCGTGCGCTACACTGAGGATGCGATCAAGGCTGCCGTTGAACTTGCCGCGAAATACATCAACGACCGCAAACTGCCCGACAAGGCGATCGACGTGATCGACGAAGTCGGCGCGGCCGAGCTGATGAAGCCGGAACACAAACGTCGCAAGACCATCGGCGTGAAGGAGGTCGAGGCCATCGTTGCCAAGATCGCCCGCATTCCACCCAAGTCGGTTTCGCGCGAGGACAAGGAGTCCCTGCGCAATCTTGAGGCCGAGCTGCAGCGCGTGGTCTACGGCCAGGACAAGGCCATCGAAGCACTCTCCAGTGCCATCAAGCTGGCGCGTGCCGGCCTGCGCGAACCGGAGAAGCCGATCGGCAGTTACCTGTTCTCGGGCCCGACCGGTGTTGGCAAGACCGAAGTTGCGCGCCAGCTCGCCACCATCATGGGCGTCGAACTGATCCGCTTCGACATGTCTGAATACATGGAACGCCACAGCGTCAGCCGTCTGATCGGTGCACCGCCGGGCTATGTAGGCTTCGACCAGGGCGGCCTGCTGACCGATGCGGTCGACCAGCATCCGCATTGCGTGCTGCTGCTCGACGAAATCGAGAAGGCGCATGGTGACCTGTTCAATATCCTGTTGCAGGTGATGGACCACGGCAAGCTGACCGACAATAACGGCAAGCATGTCGATTTCCGCAATGTCGTGCTGATCATGACCACCAATGCCGGCGCGTCCGAAATGTCCAAGAATGCCATCGGTTTCGGCCGCGGCATGAAGGAAGGCGAGGACGAAGAGGCGATCAAGAAGATGTTCACGCCGGAATTCCGCAATCGTCTCGATGCGGTGATCCCCTTCGCGTCGTTGGCTCCGGAAGTGATCAACAAGGTGGTCGACAAGTTTGTCGCCCAGCTCGAAGGTCAGCTTGCGGATCGCAATGTCACCGTTGCCCTCACTGACGAAGCCCGTGCCTGGCTGGCCGAGCGTGGCTATGACCAGCTCTATGGCGCGCGTCCACTCGGCCGCGTCATCCAGGAGCACATCAAGAAGCCGCTGGCCGACGAGCTGCTGTTCGGGCAACTGGTGAAGGGTGGTCACGTCCTCGTGAAAGTCGAAGACGACAAGCTGGCCTTCGAGTTCACCGTCGAAAAGGGCGGACCGGATAAAAGCGGGAAGGGCGGCACCGATGGCTCTTCCGACGGCAAGGTGCCCGAATACGCGCACTGA
- a CDS encoding HIT family protein, which translates to MAGLPQHDGCIFCKIVKGDAPSFKLYEDDLSFAIMDINPFNHGHALVLSKGHYANLHEASDDSVAAVARTAKKIATAVVDCVPNDGVNIVQANGPGAAQSVQHYHVHVLPRRLGDNAKLNWSLSPGDHEAIAKQAADIKARL; encoded by the coding sequence ATGGCGGGATTACCGCAGCACGACGGCTGCATCTTCTGCAAGATCGTCAAGGGCGACGCACCGAGCTTCAAGCTCTACGAAGACGATCTCAGCTTTGCCATCATGGATATAAATCCCTTCAACCACGGCCATGCACTGGTGCTGAGCAAGGGGCATTACGCCAACCTGCATGAAGCAAGCGACGACAGCGTCGCCGCGGTCGCCCGCACGGCAAAGAAAATCGCCACCGCGGTTGTCGATTGCGTGCCGAATGACGGCGTCAATATCGTGCAGGCCAACGGCCCGGGCGCCGCCCAATCGGTGCAGCATTATCATGTGCATGTGCTGCCGCGCCGGCTGGGCGACAATGCCAAGCTGAACTGGAGCCTGTCGCCGGGCGATCACGAAGCCATTGCCAAACAGGCTGCCGATATCAAGGCTCGGCTGTAA
- a CDS encoding ABC transporter permease — translation MLGYIVGRLAQALAVMLAVALVAFMLFNYVGDPINNMVGQDATTTDRAELREQLGLNDPAPLQFARFLGNAAQGNFGLSYRLKRPVSVLIQERVPATLELVFLSALVALVVGMPLGVYTALRRDSWLSRVILTSSLVGVSLPTFVIGIGLIYLFSVQFDWLPSFGRGQVTHLGWWSTGFLTKSGWAAIIMPAITLSLYQLTLVLRLVRTEMMEVLRTDYVKFARARGLSNRIVHFHHALKNTMMPVITIIGLQVGGLIAFSIVTETVFQWPGMGLLFIQAVGFADIPVMAAYLVLVGAMFVVLNLMVDLAYFVIDPRLRMDRGKAAGKAT, via the coding sequence ATGCTCGGTTACATTGTCGGACGACTGGCGCAGGCGCTGGCGGTCATGCTGGCTGTCGCTCTGGTGGCCTTTATGCTTTTCAATTACGTCGGCGATCCGATCAACAACATGGTTGGTCAGGACGCCACGACCACGGATCGTGCGGAGTTGCGCGAGCAGCTCGGCCTCAACGATCCTGCGCCCTTGCAGTTTGCCCGTTTCCTCGGCAATGCGGCGCAGGGCAATTTCGGCCTGTCGTATCGCCTGAAGCGGCCAGTTTCAGTGCTGATCCAGGAGCGTGTGCCGGCCACGCTGGAACTGGTCTTTCTCTCGGCCCTGGTGGCGCTGGTTGTCGGCATGCCGCTCGGTGTCTATACGGCGCTCCGCCGCGACAGCTGGCTCAGCCGCGTGATCCTGACGTCCAGTCTAGTCGGTGTGTCGCTGCCCACCTTCGTGATCGGTATCGGCCTGATTTATCTCTTCTCGGTGCAGTTCGATTGGCTGCCCAGTTTCGGCCGCGGCCAGGTCACGCATCTTGGCTGGTGGAGCACCGGTTTCCTCACCAAGTCGGGCTGGGCCGCCATCATCATGCCGGCCATCACGCTCAGCCTGTACCAGCTGACGCTGGTGCTGCGTCTGGTGCGCACAGAAATGATGGAAGTGCTGCGCACCGACTATGTCAAATTCGCCCGCGCGCGGGGCCTGAGCAACCGCATCGTGCATTTCCATCATGCGCTGAAGAACACCATGATGCCGGTGATCACCATTATAGGTTTGCAGGTCGGTGGCCTGATCGCATTTTCCATCGTCACCGAGACGGTGTTCCAGTGGCCTGGCATGGGTCTGCTGTTCATCCAGGCGGTCGGTTTCGCCGATATCCCGGTGATGGCGGCTTACCTCGTGCTGGTCGGCGCCATGTTCGTGGTGCTGAACCTGATGGTCGACCTGGCCTATTTCGTGATCGATCCGCGGTTGCGCATGGATCGTGGCAAGGCGGCGGGGAAGGCGACATGA
- a CDS encoding RidA family protein: MAGPRSGKVAARLKELGLVLPPAPLPVATYIGFVTVGKLVHVAGVGPTWGKEIRHAGKVGHDISFEDGYAAARLTALNLLAHMQVACDGDLDRIARCVKLLCLVNTTADYMDAQKVANGATDLLTEVFGQADRPARSTTTAPSLPMNIAFEADSVFLLH, encoded by the coding sequence ATGGCCGGCCCAAGAAGCGGTAAGGTTGCCGCACGCCTGAAGGAGCTGGGCCTGGTATTGCCCCCGGCTCCGCTGCCGGTGGCGACCTATATCGGCTTTGTCACGGTCGGCAAGCTGGTGCATGTCGCCGGCGTCGGCCCGACCTGGGGCAAGGAGATCCGCCATGCCGGCAAAGTCGGGCACGACATCAGCTTCGAGGACGGCTATGCCGCCGCGCGACTGACGGCCCTCAACCTGCTCGCTCATATGCAGGTCGCCTGCGATGGCGACCTGGATCGTATCGCGCGTTGCGTGAAGCTGTTGTGCCTAGTCAACACCACGGCGGATTACATGGATGCGCAGAAGGTTGCAAATGGCGCCACCGACCTGCTGACCGAGGTGTTCGGCCAGGCTGACCGGCCTGCGCGCTCGACCACCACCGCTCCGTCCCTTCCCATGAATATCGCCTTCGAGGCCGATAGCGTTTTCCTGCTGCATTGA
- a CDS encoding sel1 repeat family protein — MKSWHLGLILSLLTLSAAAQDYTALCREEAQRGQVQACQKAIAVTPRDPDLHALLGQAYFASGLYNQGLKALREAVITSNGATEHRYRYAGFAALINEYPKAAQELELIVAAEPGHLKAWTLLADCYRYMKNRPDANRAGRKAAELGDPAEAYILAVRYNSGEDIKVDPAEELRWLERSAKAGYAAAIQDLVRFYADGRPGMPPDATKRDYWQRKAKKLN; from the coding sequence TTGAAGTCCTGGCATCTCGGCCTCATTCTGTCGCTGCTCACCCTGTCGGCGGCGGCACAGGATTATACCGCGCTCTGCCGCGAAGAGGCGCAGCGCGGACAGGTCCAGGCCTGCCAGAAGGCCATCGCCGTCACGCCGCGCGATCCTGACCTGCATGCCCTGCTCGGCCAGGCCTATTTCGCCAGCGGGCTGTATAACCAGGGGCTGAAGGCCCTGCGCGAGGCCGTCATCACCTCGAACGGCGCAACGGAACATCGCTATCGCTATGCTGGTTTCGCCGCGCTGATCAACGAATACCCCAAGGCAGCACAGGAACTGGAACTGATCGTCGCGGCCGAGCCCGGCCACCTGAAGGCCTGGACGCTTCTGGCCGACTGCTACCGCTACATGAAGAACAGGCCCGATGCGAACCGTGCCGGGCGGAAAGCCGCCGAACTCGGCGATCCTGCCGAAGCCTATATCCTCGCCGTCCGCTACAACAGCGGCGAAGACATCAAGGTCGATCCCGCAGAGGAGTTGCGCTGGCTCGAACGGTCAGCCAAAGCTGGCTATGCGGCCGCGATCCAGGATCTGGTCCGCTTCTACGCCGACGGCCGTCCGGGCATGCCGCCGGATGCGACCAAGCGCGACTACTGGCAGCGCAAGGCAAAGAAGCTGAATTAG
- a CDS encoding RidA family protein, which translates to MSHDARLAALKIELPTPATPAANYVPTVIAGNLLFVAGQITIFNGELRHLGKLGASIDIETGKQAARLCGLNIISQARAALGGSLDRVKRCVKVGGFVNCTPDFIDHPQVVNGASDLMVEVFGDAGKHARFAVGAVSLPRGVCVEVDAIFEIA; encoded by the coding sequence ATGAGCCACGACGCCCGCCTCGCCGCCCTCAAGATCGAACTGCCGACCCCGGCCACCCCGGCCGCGAATTACGTGCCCACCGTGATTGCCGGCAACCTGCTGTTCGTCGCCGGCCAGATCACCATCTTCAATGGCGAGCTTCGCCATCTCGGCAAGCTCGGCGCCAGCATCGACATCGAAACCGGCAAGCAGGCGGCCCGCCTCTGCGGCCTGAACATCATCTCACAGGCGCGCGCAGCGCTCGGCGGCAGCCTCGATCGCGTCAAGCGCTGTGTGAAGGTCGGCGGCTTCGTCAACTGCACGCCGGACTTCATCGATCATCCGCAGGTGGTCAACGGTGCCTCCGACCTGATGGTCGAAGTGTTCGGTGATGCCGGCAAGCATGCGCGTTTCGCAGTCGGCGCCGTGTCTCTGCCGCGCGGCGTGTGCGTTGAAGTCGACGCCATCTTCGAGATCGCCTGA